The DNA segment ggagagttTATGGAAAATTGTGTTTTAAATCCAAGGCCTCATATTATGGAGGGGTTGGCTAAACATTCTTTTTTCTCTGAACTcatgtctgtgtgtgtttgtgcattttAATCCCTGCTTGATTTTTGCTTCTCACTTTTCCATCTCCAAACCCTAAATTTGTAGTTTTCCTAACTAGAAGATCATTTCTACTCTGTCCATTTCAAATCCAGATCCTAAATTCTATACAATTCTAATTCCATAATTCAATACTGAATTATATACAGTCTTCTTTCTATCCAGCACAATTTATCTTAAAACTCATCTTTGTTATTACATCTCTAGCTGAATTCTCCAACTATTCAACCACTCcagattctctctttttctcccccttttatTGTCTCCCCTATAGTTGAAACTTCAATTGTTGTTTGAAAGTGCTATTATATATTGTAATATACAAATTAAGGATTAAGGAGCAAATGAGCTACAGGCAGTATTTACAGACTGATTTATAGTCTCTATTCAGACATTGCTGTCACATGAATAATCATATGGAAAGCTGAAACTAAACTCCAGAGTTTTCTTGACCCTCCCAAAAAACCATTCATGGGTGGAGATACAGAATAGGATTCTCCACGCTTTGGGAGGCCAGCAGATTACATTTCACACACTAAAAGCATCATATGAACTCAAATAAAGTGCCTGTCACTGTGGACGTGATGAGTTACAGACCACATTTTTTCTGAAGACAAATGGATGGTTTTGTTGCCCGACATCCATTCTTCCCTTCCACAAGATACTCAAAAGTTTGCTTTTGTCTTTTTGGAAGAGAAGTTGGCACATTTCCAAGTTCTGGGTTGTTCTCACCAAACTTTGTTCATTCTCTAAGAAAGAGTAATGGgcattcttgaaaataaaaatcaCTAGAGGCAAGTGATTTGCTTTGCAGCAGGGAagcgttttctttctttttctttaaaaaaaaagattaaaataatgtggtttttttaaaaattattttaaagggtCTAAGGAGTGTTAAAAGGAAATAAGTATAACACAAAGGCACTAATGCAAAGCTCTTCTGCCCTGGGTTGAAGCCTCGTTGTTCACATGTTTGCATCACTGGCAAAATTTGCATACACATAACAGGAGCCTACAAATATTGCCTTACTAAACACACATTTAGCTAGGATGAAGGAATGGCTGGACCAGTGCAATTATTAAATATGGAaagggaatttcctgacagttagaacaattaatcagtggaacgacttgcctgcagaagttgtaaatgctccaacactggaaatctttaagaaaatgttggataaccatttgtctgaaatggtgtagggtttcttgcctgggcaggagattggactagaagacctccaaggtcccttccaactctgttattattattattataaaaaatagtATCCCAATGGAACACAAATTACTTGGTCACTCTTATAGGATTTGGGCAACTTCTATTTCTCTCCATTCAGTGTGACAGAAAATAATCACAAACCATATGAAGGTCTTCTGAATAGGTTTTTATCCCAGAtctataattgcactcaacaatgaactaaagcaggggtctctaaccttggcaactttaagcctggcggacttcaacttccggaATCCcccggccagcaaagctggctggggaattctgggagttgaagtccaccaggcttaaagttgccaaagttggagtccCCTGAACTAAACGGCCACCATCAGTGACCTggtggacagcattacttggtccgCTGTGTGGATGCTTGGGTGGTTTAGGGGTGAGGAATttttggtgggtggggggtgtctggggattgtcatgtgtgttgggcttggtctctgggtgttaggtgaattttgttgtatgggtatacagtgtacaatgacaataaattatatatatataaagacagCAATGTCTTAAAATAGCTTAGGATCCTGTTCTCATTCCTCTTCCTCTTAttcctatttttttcaaaaagagcAGCAGATAatctaataatattatttttgtttgtttccccactgttttgtttaaatacatttcttctgcagtaatttaacaaaaataaggccaagctaaACAAAAACATTAACAGAAAAGGCAACAACAACTTACCAGAATGTATTGCAGGCAGATGACTATCTGTGTCTCCAAATTCTGAGCTTCCATCTTGACCTCCAGGTTCCCAAGATTCACTGTTCTCAGAAACTTCAGAAAAAGTGTCAAAAGTTCCTTTCTGACTATTGGTTGGATCACCAACACTTGGGGACTGACCCTCACTACTTGCATCAGATACTGCTTTGCTTTCTTCCCCTAGCCTTTCAGCAAACCATGATTTAACCTGCAAGGTGGTCATCTGAGTTCTTTCGCAGAGATCTTGAAGATCATCTTCATATAAAACCTTGTTCTTTTGAAAATAGTCTTGGAGGACCTCCTGGCTGACTTCACTGGAAATCGGTAGCCCTTTGGGGAAAATACCCTTTTTGTAGTTTTCATACCACCTcagatttccattttttaaaccaTAGCGGCTATCTCCAAACCAGCGAATTACTTCAACCCTGGGAAGTCCAGTCTGACAACATATTTGGTCATACTGTTCATTAGTAGGACGCTGGGTCTTTACAAACAGCTGTTTAAGCAAATGCCTCTGCTGAGCAGTCTTTTTAAAGCAGAGCCTAGGTTTCTGTGCCCTGCTAGCAGAACTCTCTGTTGTTGCTTGGGCACCCGACGCTGCCAACTCACTTTTCCCCTCTGATTCTGTCACCTTAAAGTTTCTAAGGTTGATTTTTATTGGGGTCACTTTACGTTCACCTGGAAGTTGAGAACTTCCAGCTTCATCCAAGGAACCATTTTCATCcaaatcctcctcctcttctacggACTCATCCTCAGCATCTTCCTCTgctggttgttttctttctttgtctgctTTTTTCCTTTGCTCCGAGAACCAGCTGTCAATCTCTCTCCTTGTCATTTTAGTTTCGCTTCTCAGACGGTCTACTTCCTCCTCTAAAGGGAAGGGATTTTGTGCAAAGCTGCTTTCCAAAACTCTGAGTTGTTCTGGGGCCCTCTCCTTATATTTCACAGAGGAGAAATCAGGGGTCTGATGCCAAGATTGCCGACGTGCTGGTGTGTGAACAGGTGTTGCTGCTGATGTGGAAGTTACCTCTGTGGTTGTTTTTGGTGAAGTGGTAAAAGTGATTTCGGGTACAGAGTCTATTATTATTGTGCTATCCCCACCAAGCACAGATTTGTTGCCTCTAATATTTTTCCAGTGATACCTCCTATCACTAAACCACTTTCGAACTTCCCTAGTGCTAAGTCCTGTGATTTTTGTCAGACGGTCAACTTCAGCTTGGCCAGGGAACTGATTCCTACAGAAACTATCTTTCAGTGCAGACAGCTGTTCATAAGACTTCTTATTTTTTAATAAGTTAGGATCTAAGAATGCTTGTGAAGAGATATTTGGGCAAGCTGAAAGTTGTGACTGAGCAGCACTAACTACATTCACAGTTGATGCAATACTGGAAACTGACACAGTGGTTGGAGGTTTAGCTATCTGGGTCTTTGGAATGGAGGTTAAACCTATTGCATGAGATGAAGTTGCTCCCTGAAGTCCATTTGTTATTATTGGTTGGGTGACCAGCATGCCACTTGTTCCTTCAGGCTTTCCAACTGAATGACCAGGCAAACTGGCCTGAATGAGATGCTGAACACTACTAGGACTTGCAACCAAAGGTGTATTCAACACTGTAATAGTGGATTGGGGAACAGACTGAATCACAGTGTTAAACATTTTTTTCCGTGCATCTTCTATCTCCTCAGGTGACCAGCTAATACCCTGTTTCAACCTCTGGGCTGTAAACCAGATTTTCAGCTGCTCTTCTGGATACTTCGTCACCACAGTCAAGTAGCAAAGTTCAGCTTTGGTAGGGTAGGGGAACTTATGAAATGAGTTTTTAAGAAAACTGTTAGAATCCATTGCGGCATTGTAAGTTGGAATACTACTCAAGGGAATCATTACCTTAGGGAGGGATTTTGATGTCGGTAGGTGCTGGTGAACTTGtgcttgctgttgcagttgcacAAGTTGTGTTATGCCTGCTTGTAAAATAGGTACATTTCCAACTACTGATCCATTGACAATGGTGGTTGATTTGCCAGATTGTGATCCATTGGTAAATGACAGTTCACCTTTTGTCTCTATATCTTTGACTGATTTACTAGACATATTTTCTTTCAGTGTATGGATTTTTTTAACTTCTGATTTTGTTTTCATTATCTTCATAATGGGCGTTTTGGTAATAATAATTTCAGCTTGACTCTCCTGATTCTCCTCAGGAATATCCCCCAAGTGGTCCTGACTACCACTGATGATATTTCCAGTAGTCTGTTCCACAATCATGTGGTTAGCTTGCTTCACTACATTCCAGATTAAGTTTCTTTCTCCAACATGGTGCTCTGCATTGTGATGAGAAAGATCATCATGGCTCTTTACCAAGACATTAcatttcacacacaaaaaagaggggTCTTTACTAAAGTCTATGTGCTCAGAATCAAGGTGATTAAGGAATGGATTAATTTCTTGAGTAGTGAAATTGCAACCTGTGCATCTATAAGAAGTGCTGTCTATAATTCCATTGTGTCCATTGGACAAGGTCCCACTACCCTGATTATCAACAGTGGTATCACAATTAGGAAGAGTACTGGGAACCAATGTTTGATGAGTTCCTTCATGATTTACTGCAACAGAAGTGGATTTCTGTGGTGCCAACATTTTTGCTGGTATCATGCAAGGTGTTGTGGATTTCCTTTTGCTGGCCATTATTGCAACCAGTGAGTATAATCAAAGATTAGGaggcaaatattattttttgaataaagtttgcagaGTAAATTTGAGCAAATCCATGATCCCAGACATATGTATGTCAAGAAATGGAACAACCACTTGTGTTTGCCATTgaatctaaaaaaaacaaaagaacagtATATTAACCAAAGACTATGAAATCCTTATACCAGTTTAATCATACAGCTTTTTATTTCTCAATCACATAAGAAGATACAGAATCAATTTGCTTTTCTAGAATTCAAATCAGAACCgaatgcaaaataaaatgccGAACCACATGCAAATAATGATGCCTTAACATTTTGCTTGAGCAATACTCTAATTTGCAGGTACTGTTTATATGTCAGCATTATCAGTGATAATCTAACATCCAAAGGGAAATGGATTTGTACCCATGCTACACTTTAGTAAAAGAAGCATGACCCAATATGTTacctttagaatattatactggtGGCTCTTCTATGTGGAGCCCTATTGTGGTGAAGTAAGTCCAGACTATCAGATGCATGCCCCATAGACCAAAGACTTCCTCAAAGCACATTTCTCTGCTTCCACTAGGATCCTCCTAACGAAGGATGCTTACCTTGGCACATAGCAAAAGGAGATTCCTTCAGCCCCCAGCTTTGCCTTTAAAAtccaagaaagaaatattaaccTAATTATGGTCCGATCTATACAAATCTGAAAGATCCAGAAAGGCAAGCAAGAAATGTTCAAGAATCTGTTTATTTTCAAGGAATGGGTATTATGTTTGAGCTAGAAATATTACATAAGAGTAATTTTAATTGGGAACACATATCAGTAAGTTTTATGTCTCCACTATCCCTGATATGTATTTCCCTGATGGATGCTTAGCAATTATGTGTCTAGGTAATTGTCCAATAGTCTACTCAGAATTGTAGGTTTTTCCATTAGCAATTCTCTTGAGAACCTGTCTATGATTCTCACTgccttctgtttttatttccaaatgaGATTGTTTTGCACAAgactaaagtttttttaaaactgttaacttttttgttttctccttttcccaaaaaaaatatatatatagttaattTTGTCTATATTTTATGAGATagttcacaaaagaaatcaagctGATTTCCTCAGGCCACAAGGTAAGAAGATGGCACTATAAAAAGTATTTCATTTTTGttagggtttttttcttcctttgccaATAAGGCAAAGGTAAAGTATAGAGGTTGCCAGTGCCCAATTTATCTCAGATACTAGGGGAACAATGCCAGGTTAAAGCCTTCCCCAGAAGATATGTGGTCGCAACAATAACTACAAAGC comes from the Ahaetulla prasina isolate Xishuangbanna chromosome 3, ASM2864084v1, whole genome shotgun sequence genome and includes:
- the ZHX3 gene encoding zinc fingers and homeoboxes protein 3, translated to MASKRKSTTPCMIPAKMLAPQKSTSVAVNHEGTHQTLVPSTLPNCDTTVDNQGSGTLSNGHNGIIDSTSYRCTGCNFTTQEINPFLNHLDSEHIDFSKDPSFLCVKCNVLVKSHDDLSHHNAEHHVGERNLIWNVVKQANHMIVEQTTGNIISGSQDHLGDIPEENQESQAEIIITKTPIMKIMKTKSEVKKIHTLKENMSSKSVKDIETKGELSFTNGSQSGKSTTIVNGSVVGNVPILQAGITQLVQLQQQAQVHQHLPTSKSLPKVMIPLSSIPTYNAAMDSNSFLKNSFHKFPYPTKAELCYLTVVTKYPEEQLKIWFTAQRLKQGISWSPEEIEDARKKMFNTVIQSVPQSTITVLNTPLVASPSSVQHLIQASLPGHSVGKPEGTSGMLVTQPIITNGLQGATSSHAIGLTSIPKTQIAKPPTTVSVSSIASTVNVVSAAQSQLSACPNISSQAFLDPNLLKNKKSYEQLSALKDSFCRNQFPGQAEVDRLTKITGLSTREVRKWFSDRRYHWKNIRGNKSVLGGDSTIIIDSVPEITFTTSPKTTTEVTSTSAATPVHTPARRQSWHQTPDFSSVKYKERAPEQLRVLESSFAQNPFPLEEEVDRLRSETKMTRREIDSWFSEQRKKADKERKQPAEEDAEDESVEEEEDLDENGSLDEAGSSQLPGERKVTPIKINLRNFKVTESEGKSELAASGAQATTESSASRAQKPRLCFKKTAQQRHLLKQLFVKTQRPTNEQYDQICCQTGLPRVEVIRWFGDSRYGLKNGNLRWYENYKKGIFPKGLPISSEVSQEVLQDYFQKNKVLYEDDLQDLCERTQMTTLQVKSWFAERLGEESKAVSDASSEGQSPSVGDPTNSQKGTFDTFSEVSENSESWEPGGQDGSSEFGDTDSHLPAIHSEMD